The proteins below come from a single Chiloscyllium punctatum isolate Juve2018m chromosome 22, sChiPun1.3, whole genome shotgun sequence genomic window:
- the gatd1 gene encoding glutamine amidotransferase-like class 1 domain-containing protein 1 isoform X2, whose translation MDFVELDENNIRWIQDFRMKPYSNPAKLESIDGARYNAILIPNCPGAMVDLATSGYLAKILQHFCAEQKPICVVGHGVAALCCATNQDKSWIFEGYSITGPSVFELVRRKDFASLPIIVEDFVKDSGGTYSASTPDATHVVIDRHLVTGQNDQSTLIAIQNLILFCNARK comes from the exons ATGGATTTTGTGGAACTGGATGAAAATAACATACGCTGGATCCAGGACTTCCGTATGAAGCCTTACTCAAATCCAGCTAAGCTGGAATCAATTGATG GTGCAAGGTACAATGCTATCCTGATTCCTAACTGTCCTGGTGCTATGGTAGATCTTGCAACCAGTGGATATCTGGCCAagattctccaacatttctgTGCTGAGCAAA AACCAATTTGTGTGGTGGGACATGGAGTTGCTGCTTTATGTTGTGCAACCAACCAGGACAAGTCATGGATATTTGAAGGATACAGCATCACTGGA CCCTCAGTCTTCGAGCTAGTAAGGAGGAAAGATTTTGCAAGCCTTCCAATCATTGTGGAGGATTTTGTGAAAGACTCTGGAGGCACCTACAGTG CTAGTACACCTGATGCTACACACGTGGTGATTGATAGGCATCTTGTAACTGGACAGAATGACCAATCTACACTCATTGCCATCCAGAACCTCATACTTTTCTGTAATGCAAG GAAATGA
- the gatd1 gene encoding glutamine amidotransferase-like class 1 domain-containing protein 1 isoform X1 produces MSAKPSLLIVLSAAAEGVSAQSFYHSYTLCNAAFNLQIATPGGKPMDFVELDENNIRWIQDFRMKPYSNPAKLESIDGARYNAILIPNCPGAMVDLATSGYLAKILQHFCAEQKPICVVGHGVAALCCATNQDKSWIFEGYSITGPSVFELVRRKDFASLPIIVEDFVKDSGGTYSASTPDATHVVIDRHLVTGQNDQSTLIAIQNLILFCNARK; encoded by the exons ATGTCGGCAAAGCCCAGCCTCCTGATTGTTCTCAGCGCTGCTGCTGAAG gTGTATCTGCACAGTCATTTTATCATTCCTATACACTATGTAACGCAGCTTTTAACCTTCAGATTGCCACTCCAGGG GGGAAGCCGATGGATTTTGTGGAACTGGATGAAAATAACATACGCTGGATCCAGGACTTCCGTATGAAGCCTTACTCAAATCCAGCTAAGCTGGAATCAATTGATG GTGCAAGGTACAATGCTATCCTGATTCCTAACTGTCCTGGTGCTATGGTAGATCTTGCAACCAGTGGATATCTGGCCAagattctccaacatttctgTGCTGAGCAAA AACCAATTTGTGTGGTGGGACATGGAGTTGCTGCTTTATGTTGTGCAACCAACCAGGACAAGTCATGGATATTTGAAGGATACAGCATCACTGGA CCCTCAGTCTTCGAGCTAGTAAGGAGGAAAGATTTTGCAAGCCTTCCAATCATTGTGGAGGATTTTGTGAAAGACTCTGGAGGCACCTACAGTG CTAGTACACCTGATGCTACACACGTGGTGATTGATAGGCATCTTGTAACTGGACAGAATGACCAATCTACACTCATTGCCATCCAGAACCTCATACTTTTCTGTAATGCAAG GAAATGA